One window of Pseudacidobacterium ailaaui genomic DNA carries:
- the rsmI gene encoding 16S rRNA (cytidine(1402)-2'-O)-methyltransferase: MPEEEQNSNPATLAPGLYLVGTPIGNLEDITLRALRVLRSASLIACEDTRQTQKLLNHFGIQTPVISCHEHNEGQRIPELIAALLRGERIAVVSDAGMPGISDPGMRLAEAAIREGIRVYPVPGPNAALSALVASGLNTECFLFCGFLPAKAGARRSELERLAAGTAEGTTLIFYEAPHRILETLGDMKAIWGPGCRVVIARELTKMHEEFLRGPIEEVAATLKGRERIRGEMTLLIEARPPQKKSEQSSISDRIAALQNSENLDEKAALKRIARERGLSRSEVYRELQRERGRS, translated from the coding sequence ATGCCAGAAGAAGAACAAAACTCCAATCCAGCCACTCTGGCCCCGGGTCTGTATCTGGTAGGCACACCGATCGGCAATCTTGAGGACATTACTCTGCGCGCCCTGCGTGTCTTACGCTCAGCCAGCCTAATTGCATGTGAAGACACGCGCCAGACGCAGAAGCTCCTGAACCACTTCGGCATTCAAACCCCCGTCATCAGCTGCCACGAACATAACGAAGGCCAGCGAATCCCGGAACTGATTGCCGCCCTGCTGCGGGGTGAGCGCATTGCCGTTGTATCCGATGCGGGAATGCCCGGAATCTCTGACCCTGGAATGCGCCTGGCGGAGGCTGCCATCCGCGAAGGCATCCGGGTCTATCCGGTGCCGGGACCCAATGCTGCGCTCAGCGCGCTGGTTGCTTCTGGGCTCAACACCGAATGTTTCCTCTTTTGCGGATTTCTTCCCGCCAAAGCGGGTGCGCGCCGGTCCGAACTGGAGCGCCTGGCCGCAGGCACCGCGGAGGGCACCACACTCATCTTCTACGAGGCCCCACACCGCATTCTGGAAACGCTCGGCGACATGAAAGCCATCTGGGGGCCCGGCTGCCGGGTCGTGATTGCCCGCGAACTTACCAAGATGCATGAGGAGTTCCTGCGCGGCCCCATCGAAGAGGTCGCAGCCACGCTGAAAGGACGCGAGCGTATCCGGGGCGAGATGACCCTGTTGATCGAAGCGCGCCCGCCGCAGAAAAAGTCAGAACAATCGAGCATTTCCGACCGCATCGCGGCTTTACAGAACAGCGAGAACCTCGACGAGAAGGCCGCACTCAAGCGGATTGCGCGCGAGCGGGGCCTTTCCCGCAGTGAGGTTTACCGTGAACTGCAACGGGAACGCGGCAGATCGTAG
- the gatA gene encoding Asp-tRNA(Asn)/Glu-tRNA(Gln) amidotransferase subunit GatA: protein MTVETAVSRPPSIGEVRRAIESGSRKAVEWTEAVFEQIRLRDPQIHAYLSLHPERALAQARRIDEMAAKGDPLPPLAGVPVGIKDVLTIEGLPATAGSKILEGYIAPYTATSVRRLEEAGAVILGKINCDEFAMGSSNENSAYGPVRNPHALDRVPGGSSGGSAAAVAAGMAVAALGTDTGGSIRQPASFCGVVGLLPTYGRVSRYGLIAFASSLDRVGPFAANVRDAATVLGVLVGHDPMDATSSPLPVPDYAAGLDQGVAGLKLGVPSEYFAEGLDPEVRAVVERTMDELRAAGAEIRPISLPHTRYAIPTYYLIATAEASANLARFDGVRYGFRAAEANTLSAMYRRSRDLGFGPEVKRRIMLGTYALSAGYYDAYYKKAQQVRRLLTDDFLRAFAEVDAILTPTAPTPAFRLGEKTDDPVSMYLADIYTVTASLAGICGVSVPCGKSSEGLPIGLQVLGGHFQEAMILRVAQAVESLQSET from the coding sequence ATGACAGTTGAAACAGCAGTTTCCAGGCCGCCTTCCATTGGTGAAGTGCGTCGCGCCATTGAATCTGGCAGCAGGAAGGCCGTCGAATGGACGGAGGCCGTTTTCGAGCAGATCCGTCTGCGCGATCCGCAGATCCACGCCTATCTTTCGCTGCACCCTGAGCGTGCATTGGCGCAGGCGCGCCGAATCGATGAAATGGCGGCGAAAGGAGATCCACTGCCTCCACTGGCGGGGGTGCCAGTGGGAATCAAAGATGTACTCACGATTGAAGGGTTGCCGGCGACGGCCGGATCGAAGATCCTGGAAGGCTACATCGCTCCTTACACGGCGACCTCTGTCCGCAGGCTGGAAGAGGCGGGTGCTGTGATTCTGGGAAAGATCAACTGCGATGAATTTGCCATGGGCTCTTCGAATGAGAACTCAGCCTATGGTCCGGTACGCAACCCGCATGCGCTGGACCGCGTGCCGGGTGGTTCCAGCGGCGGATCGGCAGCAGCTGTGGCGGCGGGCATGGCGGTGGCGGCCCTGGGCACGGATACTGGAGGATCGATCCGCCAGCCGGCATCCTTCTGCGGTGTGGTTGGCCTCCTGCCCACCTACGGTCGCGTTTCACGCTATGGACTGATTGCCTTTGCATCCTCGCTGGACCGTGTGGGGCCCTTTGCTGCCAATGTGCGCGATGCCGCGACGGTGCTGGGCGTGCTGGTAGGACATGATCCGATGGATGCGACCTCCTCTCCGCTGCCAGTTCCAGACTATGCCGCTGGTCTGGACCAGGGGGTTGCCGGACTGAAGCTTGGAGTTCCCTCCGAGTATTTTGCCGAGGGGCTTGACCCTGAGGTGCGGGCGGTGGTGGAGCGGACCATGGATGAGCTTCGTGCTGCTGGCGCAGAGATACGGCCGATCTCACTGCCGCACACGCGCTATGCGATTCCCACCTATTACCTGATTGCCACGGCCGAGGCCAGCGCCAATCTGGCGCGGTTTGATGGCGTGCGATACGGCTTCCGTGCCGCGGAGGCGAACACCCTTTCCGCCATGTACCGCCGCTCGCGCGATCTGGGCTTCGGGCCGGAGGTGAAGCGCCGCATCATGCTGGGCACGTATGCCCTGAGTGCCGGCTACTACGATGCGTATTACAAGAAGGCGCAGCAGGTACGCCGCCTGTTGACGGACGATTTTCTGAGAGCATTTGCGGAAGTGGATGCCATTCTTACTCCTACAGCGCCTACGCCTGCTTTCAGACTGGGCGAGAAGACCGATGACCCTGTCTCGATGTATCTGGCCGATATTTACACGGTAACGGCGAGTCTGGCGGGCATCTGCGGGGTTTCCGTGCCCTGCGGAAAATCCTCTGAGGGGCTGCCTATCGGATTGCAGGTCCTTGGCGGCCATTTTCAGGAAGCCATGATTCTCCGCGTGGCCCAGGCGGTTGAGTCTTTACAGAGCGAAACGTAA
- a CDS encoding CgeB family protein, translating to MTLNNLRVLFIAEIGYGTASVGRWNALQRLGLDEAQCINVEEHLPLSSTLDKVRYRTQFGPKIWKFNRLVLDTVEKYRINVLLADKPLSLTPGTLRRLRSRGVFLIDLFIDNPFGPRKDPGNRLFKKALPEFDLNAVQRKVSIEAFKAHGAREVMLTLVGFDRDIHFPPPCPLTDNDRVRNVSFIGTPYDHRAEWFTALWRDGIPLDISGPRNRWEKKLAPEVMQAIFRDGLLLGKEYREALWKSKINLSFVTKSNQDEAAARSYEIAACGAFMLAERTPKHLELFKEDEEAVFFSSREECIAKIQRYLPDEAARNRIAAAGCRRAWSSGYDHDSLMKEILQKAIEIMGRSKVSSTDEAQA from the coding sequence ATGACGCTGAACAATCTCCGCGTTCTGTTCATTGCTGAAATTGGTTATGGCACAGCAAGCGTGGGTCGATGGAACGCTTTACAGCGTCTTGGGCTGGATGAAGCCCAATGCATCAATGTAGAGGAGCACCTTCCCCTCTCAAGCACACTGGACAAGGTCCGCTATCGCACACAGTTCGGCCCAAAGATATGGAAATTCAACCGGCTTGTCTTAGACACGGTTGAAAAATACAGAATCAATGTTCTGCTCGCCGACAAGCCGCTCTCACTGACTCCCGGAACGTTGCGCAGACTTCGAAGCAGGGGCGTGTTTCTCATTGACCTGTTCATTGACAATCCCTTCGGCCCGCGCAAAGACCCGGGGAACCGCCTTTTTAAGAAGGCCCTCCCGGAATTTGACTTAAACGCCGTGCAGAGGAAAGTCAGCATCGAGGCATTTAAGGCCCACGGGGCAAGAGAGGTCATGCTGACACTCGTCGGCTTTGATCGCGACATACACTTTCCACCTCCATGTCCACTTACAGACAACGACAGGGTCAGGAATGTTTCCTTCATCGGGACGCCCTATGATCATCGGGCCGAATGGTTTACCGCCCTATGGCGTGATGGAATTCCCCTCGACATCTCGGGACCTCGCAACCGCTGGGAAAAAAAACTTGCACCTGAAGTGATGCAGGCCATCTTCAGAGATGGCCTGTTGCTAGGCAAGGAATATCGTGAAGCACTTTGGAAATCGAAGATCAATCTTAGCTTCGTGACCAAATCCAATCAGGATGAAGCTGCCGCGCGATCTTATGAAATCGCCGCCTGCGGAGCGTTTATGCTGGCGGAGCGGACACCAAAACATCTTGAGCTGTTCAAGGAGGACGAAGAGGCTGTCTTCTTCTCTTCCAGAGAAGAGTGCATCGCCAAAATCCAGCGCTATCTGCCCGATGAAGCTGCTCGCAATCGTATTGCAGCTGCCGGATGCCGGCGTGCGTGGTCCTCCGGATACGACCATGACTCGCTGATGAAGGAAATCCTGCAGAAAGCCATCGAAATCATGGGACGCAGCAAGGTATCCTCTACGGATGAAGCACAGGCCTGA
- a CDS encoding sugar transferase, whose translation MNFTPVVLKPNSVSHLESQEVVKVQITPAFPQGRAAAHPQLHRNAWSLSDGKRMFDLVAATLGLIVFSPLMVVIAAAIALTSPGPVLFRQKRMGRRGSLFTIYKFRTMVNGAENGPSITVQGDTRITRVGAILRKFKLDELPQLINVLKGDMSFVGPRPKLPHHESLHMPFRPGITGAATLAFRCEEEILQKIPQHELDYFYARTIKPLKAKLDWEYMQRATWRSDFALLWSTLTACLSRQTVPVPVIEFPGAD comes from the coding sequence ATGAACTTTACCCCCGTTGTTCTGAAGCCCAATTCTGTGTCTCATCTGGAATCGCAAGAAGTTGTAAAGGTGCAAATCACGCCTGCTTTCCCGCAGGGCCGGGCGGCCGCACACCCGCAACTGCACAGGAACGCCTGGAGTCTTTCCGATGGCAAGCGCATGTTTGATCTGGTGGCAGCGACACTGGGGCTGATTGTCTTTTCTCCACTCATGGTGGTCATTGCTGCTGCGATTGCTCTGACCTCGCCGGGACCGGTGTTGTTCCGCCAGAAGCGCATGGGCAGGCGAGGAAGCCTGTTTACGATTTATAAATTCCGCACGATGGTAAACGGGGCAGAAAACGGTCCTTCCATTACGGTGCAGGGGGATACACGCATTACCCGAGTCGGGGCCATTTTGCGGAAATTCAAACTGGATGAACTGCCCCAGTTGATCAATGTCCTCAAGGGCGATATGAGCTTTGTGGGGCCACGGCCCAAGCTGCCGCACCATGAAAGCCTGCACATGCCTTTCCGTCCAGGAATCACCGGAGCGGCGACCCTTGCATTCCGTTGCGAGGAGGAGATTCTGCAAAAAATCCCGCAACATGAGCTGGATTACTTCTACGCACGCACGATCAAGCCTCTGAAGGCCAAGTTGGATTGGGAATATATGCAGCGCGCAACCTGGCGGAGTGACTTTGCTCTTCTGTGGTCAACGCTCACCGCCTGCCTTTCCCGGCAGACCGTCCCTGTTCCTGTAATTGAATTTCCTGGCGCCGATTAG
- a CDS encoding YXWGXW repeat-containing protein yields MERIFRKMAAPALTVGLILGAAGCHKQSDQQVPDQTQDQGTDPAAANMAPVDSNDAGAASSSVPAQTSSTSRQAAQPSYSTDTDSTPPPPPDESASSASYPESNPYPADNTVPDSEISPDQSGYYDESAYAQPVYASEAPPPIPEYVQPPCPGPNYIWTPGYWAWSPAGYYWVPGTWVLAPYTGALWTPGFWLFVSLGHFLWHPGYWGPHIGYYGGINYGNGYIGHGYYGGYWNRGNFFYNRAVTNVNMTIVRNVYVHNVTINNYNVTRISYNGGPGGIQARPTPSEQIAMRERHLPPLRAQTQLVREAAQNRAQFFQANRGRPQMVALDHPLATPYHAPATQPPVRGVANPGFVRTQRGMSTPQFNRAEQQARPENIHRPESPQPAPVSQIHPEQQGRPNLIRPGVHPETGQIQAHPQPVQQRPEQMYRPQSPVNRPEAQPRPEVHPQQARPAEQQPRPQPAPQPRQEVRPQEQRPEQMRPQPQQRPEPMRAQPQHQEPMRPQEEHPHAQMQKPSPMRAENHPQAHGEDGHGR; encoded by the coding sequence ATGGAACGAATTTTCAGGAAGATGGCGGCACCTGCGTTGACGGTCGGGCTCATTCTGGGGGCAGCAGGGTGTCATAAACAGAGTGACCAGCAGGTCCCGGACCAGACCCAGGACCAGGGTACGGACCCGGCGGCAGCCAATATGGCTCCGGTTGATTCGAACGACGCAGGGGCAGCGTCTTCGAGCGTACCGGCCCAGACGAGCAGCACGTCGAGGCAGGCTGCGCAGCCCTCCTACAGTACGGACACAGACAGCACACCGCCCCCGCCGCCAGATGAGTCGGCGTCCTCTGCTTCTTATCCGGAAAGCAATCCTTATCCGGCAGACAACACGGTGCCTGACAGCGAAATCAGTCCGGACCAGAGCGGATATTACGATGAGTCGGCATATGCGCAGCCCGTATATGCCTCAGAAGCGCCGCCTCCCATTCCTGAGTATGTGCAGCCGCCGTGCCCAGGCCCGAACTATATCTGGACGCCAGGATATTGGGCGTGGTCGCCAGCAGGATACTATTGGGTGCCGGGGACATGGGTCCTGGCTCCCTATACCGGAGCTTTGTGGACGCCGGGCTTCTGGTTGTTTGTCTCCCTGGGACACTTCCTGTGGCATCCCGGATACTGGGGCCCGCACATTGGTTACTACGGTGGAATCAATTACGGGAACGGATACATTGGACACGGCTATTACGGCGGATACTGGAACCGCGGCAATTTCTTCTACAACCGTGCTGTGACGAACGTAAACATGACCATTGTCCGAAATGTGTATGTGCACAATGTCACCATCAATAACTACAACGTCACCCGCATAAGCTATAACGGTGGTCCTGGAGGCATTCAGGCGCGTCCCACGCCATCAGAGCAGATTGCGATGCGCGAGCGTCATCTTCCTCCCCTGCGCGCGCAGACGCAGCTTGTCCGGGAGGCGGCACAGAACCGTGCGCAGTTCTTTCAAGCCAACCGTGGTCGTCCGCAGATGGTGGCATTGGACCATCCGCTGGCCACGCCGTACCATGCACCGGCCACGCAGCCGCCCGTGCGTGGCGTGGCGAACCCGGGATTTGTGCGGACGCAGCGTGGGATGTCTACACCGCAGTTCAATCGCGCCGAGCAGCAGGCGCGACCGGAAAATATCCATCGTCCGGAGTCACCGCAGCCGGCGCCCGTCAGCCAGATCCATCCTGAGCAGCAGGGCCGTCCTAACTTGATACGGCCGGGAGTCCATCCGGAGACAGGACAGATACAGGCGCACCCGCAGCCAGTGCAGCAGCGGCCGGAACAGATGTACCGTCCGCAATCGCCGGTAAACCGCCCAGAGGCCCAGCCTCGGCCTGAAGTCCATCCGCAACAGGCAAGACCTGCCGAGCAGCAGCCCCGTCCGCAGCCTGCTCCTCAACCGCGGCAGGAAGTGAGGCCGCAGGAGCAGCGCCCGGAACAGATGCGTCCACAACCACAGCAGCGTCCGGAGCCGATGCGTGCCCAGCCGCAGCATCAGGAACCAATGCGTCCCCAGGAGGAACATCCTCACGCCCAGATGCAGAAGCCTTCTCCCATGCGCGCGGAAAACCATCCGCAGGCGCATGGAGAGGATGGTCATGGACGATGA
- a CDS encoding ATP-binding cassette domain-containing protein, which produces MPLVTVEHLSKSYPRRVGLRSRQVLAVDSVSFHIERGETLGLVGESGSGKSTIARMVLGLVEPTAGRVCFDGQPISGRTQRSLHDIRRRMQPVFQDPFAALNPRMRVLEILTEPMVIHRTVPRRDLRNRAADLLRAVGLEESALSRWPHEFSGGQRQRINLARALALRPEMLVLDEPVSALDVSVGAQVMNLLRSLQREFQLTYLFISHSMPLVRYLSTSIAVLHRGRIVEYGPSDKICSSPQQEYTRTLIASTPRIEL; this is translated from the coding sequence GTGCCTCTGGTTACTGTCGAGCACCTCTCCAAGAGCTACCCCCGGCGGGTTGGCCTGCGCTCCCGGCAGGTGCTCGCGGTAGACAGTGTCTCCTTCCACATTGAACGCGGCGAAACACTCGGCTTGGTTGGCGAGTCTGGCTCCGGCAAGAGCACGATTGCACGCATGGTACTGGGGTTGGTCGAACCTACAGCGGGACGGGTATGCTTCGACGGTCAGCCCATCAGCGGAAGAACCCAGCGCAGTTTGCATGACATCCGGCGGCGGATGCAGCCGGTCTTTCAGGACCCCTTTGCTGCGCTCAACCCAAGAATGCGGGTATTGGAAATTCTTACCGAGCCGATGGTCATCCATCGCACTGTTCCCAGAAGGGATCTGCGCAATCGGGCGGCAGATTTGCTGCGGGCCGTCGGGCTGGAGGAATCGGCGCTCAGCCGCTGGCCGCACGAATTTTCAGGCGGGCAGCGACAGCGCATCAATCTGGCCCGGGCGCTGGCGCTGCGGCCGGAGATGCTGGTGCTGGATGAGCCTGTTTCGGCGCTGGACGTAAGCGTGGGTGCGCAGGTCATGAATCTTCTGCGCAGCCTCCAACGCGAATTTCAACTGACATATCTGTTTATCAGCCATTCCATGCCGCTGGTCCGCTATCTTTCGACCAGCATTGCCGTGCTGCATCGGGGCCGGATCGTGGAATACGGGCCGTCTGACAAAATCTGCAGCTCTCCGCAGCAGGAATACACCCGGACGCTGATCGCCTCGACGCCGCGGATTGAGCTTTAG
- the gatC gene encoding Asp-tRNA(Asn)/Glu-tRNA(Gln) amidotransferase subunit GatC, with amino-acid sequence MSVSLDDVRHVAELANLELTAEEEGRMLRDLNAILAHVAQMNELDTSDVEPMAQVSEVVQQAQADTFLRKDEVRSSLDRVQVMASAPETDGTFFKVPKVIER; translated from the coding sequence ATGAGCGTGTCTCTTGACGATGTTCGCCACGTGGCCGAACTTGCAAACCTGGAACTGACAGCGGAAGAAGAAGGCCGCATGTTACGTGATTTGAATGCCATTCTTGCCCACGTTGCGCAGATGAATGAACTGGATACATCGGATGTAGAGCCGATGGCGCAGGTCAGCGAAGTTGTGCAGCAGGCCCAGGCAGACACCTTTCTGCGTAAGGACGAGGTGCGCTCCTCGCTGGACCGAGTGCAGGTGATGGCTTCGGCCCCGGAGACCGATGGGACCTTCTTCAAAGTTCCGAAAGTGATTGAACGGTAA
- a CDS encoding InlB B-repeat-containing protein, whose translation MSFKKVIFVLCFVFTAVSLAHANDIYIAQSAAGANSGSSCSNAHSVGWLNSSSNWGTGSAQVGPGDTVHLCGVISSPITFYGSGTSSAPITLLFESGASMQAPVWNPAAITLNGQSWIVINGGANGQIFDTNSGTGKIAQDSVCIRTDSNAANVTIENIECGPLYVRTSSSDSNQLASGVSSESGPNLTIRNSKFHDAYYCIDTGGPNASGLNVYNNDVYNCSTGIVLGDGGSGTTISNVQIHGNHIHDGANWDGCWSGCSVWNHNDGIHVWTSSGGQQNAPRVYGNTIDGSWGAHTTAFIFMEADQGPMPSPMVYNNLLNNTGPYGPTNGLVEMKENITSGQVYNNTLDCESAGGNAIHWELGSASKAINNVFVNCGTAFANDDGTGSMSHDYTAYWNTPSQGDAHMVTANPLLSALLAPLAGSPLTAAGQNLTSYFSIDITGATRPSSGGWTLGAYQATGTTTTSYTLSVGTSGSGSGTVTSSPAGISCGTTCSTTYATGTSVTLTATPSSNSTFAGWSGSCTGTGACTISMTSNASVSATFNQSSSSSGSSGTSSGGSSSGTGSGSGSGNKITWVQGKSCVSNSASSVSCAFSSPVTASDLIVVGMSWTGSGSPTISDSLHSKFTQAVTRSWNNGGATSGLYYAVAPAGGTDTLNVSFGGTVSYPTVYVHEYKGVAPNSPLDGATGSSGVASASPVTGNTSASSSGELLFAYGDSVNYNMTAGSGFALRMTSSFSAASEDAIVSKSGTYGATFGLPGNTSWVALLASFKPATAAPVLTVTKNGTGSGTVTSLPSGISCGSQCSATFASGTKVVLTASPASGSTFTGWSGACSGTGTCSVTLSASTTVTANFAPASSTKIAYVQSQSCIAGSGTTLRCTFPTNVAAGDLLVIGMSWSGGGTVTVGDSLASAWDDAVSKTWNNSASTSRIYYAVAPKAGADTVTLTFSASVQYPVLYIHEYHGVNTSKPLDVVSSSAGTSSGSFNSGSATLTAPYDLVFGYADAVSNQVAAGSGFRLRGSSGFSAISEDALAVYATSTAATFTDPGSDTWVALMAAFKAQ comes from the coding sequence ATGTCATTTAAAAAAGTAATTTTTGTTTTGTGTTTTGTCTTCACAGCAGTCTCTCTGGCCCATGCGAACGACATCTACATCGCACAAAGCGCCGCGGGCGCCAACTCTGGGTCGAGCTGCTCCAACGCGCATTCGGTAGGATGGCTCAATTCCTCGTCCAACTGGGGTACGGGATCGGCGCAGGTGGGACCGGGAGACACGGTGCATCTGTGCGGAGTCATTAGTTCGCCGATTACGTTTTATGGTTCTGGCACCAGCTCGGCGCCGATCACGCTGCTTTTTGAAAGCGGTGCTTCCATGCAGGCGCCGGTCTGGAACCCGGCTGCGATCACACTGAACGGTCAGAGCTGGATTGTGATCAACGGCGGGGCAAATGGCCAGATTTTCGATACAAACTCGGGTACGGGCAAGATCGCACAGGACAGCGTTTGCATCCGGACCGACTCGAACGCTGCAAATGTGACCATCGAAAACATAGAATGCGGTCCACTGTATGTAAGGACCAGCAGCAGCGACAGCAACCAGCTTGCTTCTGGTGTTTCGTCCGAGAGCGGACCGAACCTTACCATCCGCAATTCAAAATTTCATGATGCCTACTATTGCATTGACACGGGTGGACCCAATGCCAGCGGACTGAACGTTTACAACAACGATGTGTACAACTGCTCCACCGGCATTGTGTTGGGTGATGGAGGCAGCGGGACCACGATCAGCAATGTGCAGATACACGGCAACCACATCCATGACGGTGCAAACTGGGACGGCTGTTGGAGTGGCTGCTCAGTATGGAACCACAACGATGGCATCCATGTGTGGACGTCGTCCGGAGGCCAGCAGAATGCACCCAGAGTCTATGGCAACACCATTGATGGCAGCTGGGGCGCGCACACAACGGCCTTCATTTTTATGGAAGCTGACCAGGGCCCGATGCCTTCGCCGATGGTCTACAACAACCTGCTGAACAATACTGGTCCGTATGGCCCAACCAATGGACTCGTGGAGATGAAGGAGAACATCACTTCCGGTCAGGTATATAACAACACGCTGGATTGCGAGAGCGCTGGAGGAAATGCGATCCACTGGGAACTGGGCTCGGCCAGCAAGGCCATCAACAATGTCTTTGTGAACTGCGGTACGGCCTTTGCCAATGATGACGGTACCGGGTCCATGTCGCATGATTACACGGCCTACTGGAACACTCCTTCCCAGGGAGATGCTCACATGGTTACGGCCAATCCGCTGCTGTCAGCGTTGCTGGCTCCCCTGGCGGGTTCTCCTTTGACTGCGGCTGGCCAGAACCTTACCTCTTACTTTTCGATAGACATCACCGGGGCGACACGTCCCTCTTCCGGAGGATGGACGTTGGGTGCCTATCAAGCGACGGGGACGACGACGACAAGCTATACGCTGAGTGTGGGTACCAGTGGTTCCGGATCCGGGACTGTGACCAGTTCGCCGGCGGGAATTTCCTGCGGTACAACATGCAGTACAACTTATGCGACCGGAACATCAGTCACGCTGACGGCCACGCCCAGCTCAAACTCCACGTTTGCCGGATGGAGCGGGTCGTGCACGGGCACAGGAGCCTGCACGATCAGCATGACCAGCAATGCTTCCGTTTCAGCCACGTTTAACCAGTCATCGAGCAGCAGCGGATCGAGTGGGACCTCCAGCGGCGGCTCCAGCTCGGGTACCGGCTCTGGTTCCGGGTCAGGAAATAAAATCACCTGGGTGCAGGGAAAGTCCTGTGTTTCCAACTCTGCATCTTCCGTTTCCTGCGCCTTTTCAAGTCCGGTGACGGCGAGCGACCTGATCGTGGTGGGCATGTCATGGACAGGCAGCGGCTCGCCAACGATTTCTGATTCACTGCACAGCAAGTTCACGCAAGCCGTGACCCGCTCGTGGAACAACGGCGGAGCCACTTCCGGCCTGTATTATGCGGTTGCTCCTGCGGGCGGCACAGATACGCTGAACGTTTCATTTGGAGGTACGGTCAGCTATCCAACGGTCTACGTGCATGAGTACAAAGGCGTAGCGCCGAATTCCCCGCTGGACGGCGCGACCGGGAGCTCCGGAGTGGCCTCAGCCAGCCCGGTTACCGGAAATACAAGCGCTTCGAGTTCCGGCGAGCTGCTGTTTGCCTATGGTGACAGCGTGAACTATAACATGACCGCGGGCAGCGGATTCGCCCTGCGTATGACCAGCTCATTCTCGGCGGCTTCGGAAGACGCCATTGTCTCAAAGAGCGGCACTTATGGGGCGACCTTTGGCCTGCCGGGAAATACGAGCTGGGTGGCGCTGCTGGCATCCTTTAAGCCGGCAACAGCTGCCCCTGTGCTCACCGTGACCAAGAATGGAACTGGCAGTGGCACCGTCACAAGTCTGCCCAGCGGCATCTCTTGCGGGAGCCAGTGTTCGGCGACCTTTGCATCCGGGACAAAGGTGGTACTGACGGCGAGCCCGGCAAGCGGGTCTACCTTTACGGGATGGAGTGGCGCTTGCAGTGGCACAGGCACCTGCTCGGTCACCCTGTCGGCCTCGACCACGGTTACGGCCAACTTCGCCCCAGCTTCTTCCACAAAAATTGCCTATGTGCAGTCCCAGAGCTGCATTGCAGGCTCAGGAACGACGCTGCGGTGCACCTTCCCGACAAATGTTGCGGCAGGGGACCTGCTGGTGATCGGCATGAGCTGGAGCGGTGGCGGCACTGTTACAGTGGGTGACTCGCTGGCCTCTGCCTGGGACGATGCAGTGAGCAAGACCTGGAACAATTCTGCCTCTACCTCCAGGATCTACTATGCTGTGGCCCCGAAGGCCGGCGCAGACACAGTGACGCTCACCTTCAGCGCCTCGGTGCAATATCCGGTCCTCTACATCCACGAATACCACGGTGTGAACACTTCAAAACCGCTGGATGTGGTCAGCTCATCGGCCGGGACCAGTTCGGGCAGCTTCAACAGCGGCTCGGCGACCCTTACAGCTCCGTATGATCTTGTCTTTGGTTATGCGGATGCCGTATCGAACCAGGTCGCTGCAGGGTCGGGTTTCCGTTTGCGGGGGAGCAGCGGCTTCTCTGCGATCTCAGAAGATGCCTTGGCTGTCTATGCGACGAGCACGGCGGCGACCTTCACGGACCCTGGTTCGGACACATGGGTAGCGCTGATGGCGGCATTCAAGGCGCAATAA